The genomic stretch aaaaacgtgttaaacgtgtcaaggacgtgaaaaacgtgttaaatgtgtcaaaacgtgttaaacgtgccaaaaacgtgttaaatgtgtcaaaaacgtgttaagcgtaccaaaacgtgttaaacgtgccaaaatatgaaaatatgttaaacgtgtgaaaaacgtgttaaaaacgtgttaaacgtatttaatgggtaaaaaacgtgttaaacacgtcaaaaacatgaaaaacgtattaatttggaattacaatttcaacctaaaaaaatattagaattgaGAAGTATCAAATTatactatattgaattccattgtaattctaattccaatttcaattcttaatattaaagtgtctaacaaacataataattgaaattcGACAATCCAACTcccaaaaaattaaattaaaattaggccCATATCTCTTAATCcccacttttattttatttttataaatattcatgtcTCTTCTAAACCTAATCATCTTATTTCCATTCCAAAACCAACCCTTTCTTCAGTTCTTAAGTACAAGCTTCCAGATTTTGATCTATTTACGAAGTGAGTTCATTTGTGACTGattttccaatttttatttctgttatattatatgttataatgtttctaatctttataaattaagaCTTTGGTTAAATGTAAATAATGTGCATGTTAAGATAAAATCAGCTTGTTTTCAATATGCAGTAGATATTTTAGAATGCTTCGTTGGCTTTTAACtgatattcttcttcttctttttaactTTGCATAATTTCTTCTTGCATTGTTCAGTCTATAGAAGATGGCGCAGTTGCCGAATGAGATTTTAGAAAAGATTCTTTGCCGATTATCTGTTAAGTGTCTGCTCCGTTTCAGATGTGTGTCTAAATCCTGGTTTGCCCTAATCAGTGACCCATATTTTATCAAACTGCATCTGAAACAATCAGTACAAACCAATACCAACAATAGCCTCTTTCAAAGGAACTTCGATCTCTTTCGGGTGGCTCTTGATTCCCTCCATGACGACGATGTTCGATTCCATTCCATTGAGGTTTCGGAATTATGGACTTAGGTCTGGCTTTTCCTGTGATGGCTTGCTTTGCACGTCAAATTTCATAAATGCCCTTGACAGTACCTTTTATATGGAATCCATCAACCCGAATGTCTATAAAATTGCCTTACAAATCGACTGATATCGCAATTCATCCAGGTTTATGTACCTCCTGTGTTTATCGAATTGGTTACGATAACACCAATGACGATTACAAGGTAGTGAGAATTGTGGTGTACCTAATTCTGGGTTTTGGCATCGAATACGAGATTAAAGTTTATAGTTTGAGATCAAATTCGTGGCATAGGCCTGAGAAGTTTCCTCATTGTCCGAATTGGAAAAGCTTTGGAAATTCCATTGTTTGTGGATCTCTGCACTGGATCTCAACTGTGAAATCAGAGAAATCAGATTTAAAAGAGGAAAGTTTGATTGTTGCCTTTGATATTGGGACAGAAAAAGACAGAGTACTTCCACAGCCACAATACCGCGGTCCTTATTACAAATTATATGTGGATGATTTAGGAGAATGCCTTTCTTTAAGTTGTCATTACAAATCATCGACTGTACAAATCATCGACTGTGGATATGTTTTTGCTCAAGGAATATGGTGGGAAGAATGAACATTGGTCGAGATTGATTAATGCCACTGTCACTGTCACGGAGAACTTCTATAGAGAATTATTATCCTTTGAAACCTATTGTTTATTCAAAAAGTGGTAAGAAAGTGTTGTTAGGTATGGGTTCTAGGGGGCATGTATTGTATAATTTAGAAGAGAAGTCAGTTGTAAACATTAGGGTTTTTCATGTGGCAAGTTTAATTCACCTATACACTTGTCTTTGAAAGTCTCGTCTCTATCAATGTTCCAACAAGCAGCAGATGTATGTAACCaaatatgtcaaatattatgtttttttttccacttatttgatttgagtttgaatttaaaatttgtgtttTGTTTTTACAGACAGAGACAGAGAGAAGTGGTGTAAAATGGCTACCTGAAAATCAAATGTTGGAGTAGAGTTTTAAGAACATTTggagatatataatattagatttagaCATTAATATATGGCATTCTAATTTCTATGCTCTCTTACATTATTCTTATATGCTTGCAACACCTTTCTCCTTAAGTGATTTGAGTTTTGTTTCCAATTTatgaatttcaatttatttgaaattagtaCTATTGAGTAttctatttttctaaaatagaaaaatgggCTTGTTGGTTTTAATAATTCTTATTTTGAAAAGTAAATGTTAAAATACTAGTATTTATTGATTCAGTTCTGTTTGacatttataagttaatttattCTCACGTAAAGAGATCGTCCAATTTCCGGATGAGATTCTTGAAGAAATTCTTAGGCGTCATTGATTACGAGGTTAAAGTTTATAGTTTGAGATCCAATTTCTAgcataaataagagaaatattCTAATCACTATTCGGATTTGGAGACATCGATATCAAAAAAATGCAATAGCTGGTGGAGCAATGCACCGGATGTCGGTAGACGTTGATAAGAAACGTTCCATTCTTGCCTTTCATCCCGGGACAAAGACATATAGAGAAATTCAACACCCCGAGTACCGTAATCTAGATTTATATTCGTGCTTGGCTAGCTTAGGAGGATGTTTTTCGAGAACTTGTCACTACTATTCGAGGATTGTGGATGTATAGTTGCTGAAAGAATATGGTGGGACGAATGAATCTTGGTTGAGATTGGCACAAAATATTCCTGTTCCATCTAATCATGTGGTGAAATCTGCTGCTTATTCAAATTGTGGTAAGAATGTACTTTTGAGCATGGATGATGATAATCTTGTTTGGTATGACTTAGATTCGGAGTCACTTGAAGATCCTAGGATTCATGCTGACGAGAACTATTCATTCGAAGTTGAGACTCTTGCTTGGAAAATCTATTACGATGTTGCAGAAGCTGGATAACTAGATGGTAAAGTAAAAGTATAATTCAGgcatatatagaaaaataaatgatttgattacATGATTGGTTTAATATAGATGTAATTTTGAATTGGAATGAATTGGGCTTGTAGTAGCTCACTTTTGGAGTTGTAAAATGACAATCGCAATTAGTTTTTTTGATTATTCCCAACATACCTCTACTATACTTAATATTACATTGTTTGCTTACTTTTATTGGGTTGAGAATTGTATTAATGTTTCTTTATTTCTCATTCATGA from Impatiens glandulifera unplaced genomic scaffold, dImpGla2.1, whole genome shotgun sequence encodes the following:
- the LOC124918357 gene encoding F-box protein CPR1-like, encoding MPLTVPFIWNPSTRMSIKLPYKSTDIAIHPGLCTSCVYRIGYDNTNDDYKVVRIVVYLILGFGIEYEIKVYSLRSNSWHRPEKFPHCPNWKSFGNSIVCGSLHWISTVKSEKSDLKEESLIVAFDIGTEKDRVLPQPQYRGPYYKLYVDDLGECLSLSCHYKSSTLLKEYGGTNESWLRLAQNIPVPSNHVVKSAAYSNCGKNVLLSMDDDNLVWYDLDSESLEDPRIHADENYSFEVETLAWKIYYDVAEAG